One genomic segment of Pristiophorus japonicus isolate sPriJap1 chromosome 8, sPriJap1.hap1, whole genome shotgun sequence includes these proteins:
- the tmem275a gene encoding transmembrane protein 275 has translation MFTEKTSTTVTQKPGQKKTRPQGLPSPALCCACGLCIMLAGINITLVGAFAIGTFLPVNNPPIIIGPILLVVAFTFFAACCICSRRPPAHGQRKSKPGSNIGIIKPGHATFEIETSEHTVQDTTAVQLSPTNSPVSSKKSTPVHENSKTCKLFTMDGNNPGAKYTAGAEAIQLNLPRDLGSPS, from the coding sequence ATGTTCACTGAGAAAACCAGCACGACTGTCACGCAGAAGCCTGGTCAGAAGAAGACAAGGCCTCAGGGTCTTCCATCTCCAGCTCTTTGTTGTGCATGCGGCCTGTGCATCATGTTGGCAGGGATCAACATCACTCTGGTGGGGGCCTTTGCCATTGGCACCTtcttgccagtgaacaatcccccCATCATCATTGGGCCCATCTTGCTGGTGGTGGCTTTCACCTTCTTTGCGGCCTGCTGCATCTGCAGTCGGAGACCCCCAGCCCATGGCCAAAGGAAGTCCAAACCTGGCTCCAATATTGGCATCATCAAACCTGGTCACGCCACATTTGAGATTGAGACTAGTGAGCACACAGTGCAAGACACGACTGCAGTTCAGCTCAGCCCCACAAACTCACCGGTGTCTTCTAAGAAATCCACCCCCGTCCATGAAAACTCAAAGACTTGTAAACTCTTTACAATGGACGGCAACAACCCTGGAGCCAAGTATACAGCTGGTGCTGAGGCGATACAACTGAACCTACCCCGGGACTTGGGCTCACCTTCGTAG